ACGGCTTGACACTTGCAATCGGTGGAATGCTTGCTTCCGCAACCGGCATCAACAACCCTGTGAAAGCGTTTGCGGTAGTGGTGGATAACTCTTATATTACACTCTTTGTATCCGCATTTATTGTTTTGGGTGCAGTTGCAGTAAACATGGTTGCCAATATTATTCCGCCAACCTATGTTATTACCCTGCTTACAAAAATGAAATATAAACCTGCAGTTACCATAACCGGACTGCTTGCATTTTGCTCATTCCCTTGGGTTCTTGTACAGGATTCTTCGGCAAAGGGTCTTGGTATTTTCATCCTTATATATTCCGCATTTTTAGGTCCTATTGTTTCTATATTATTAGTCGAATATTATATATTAAGAAAGCAAAAAGTAAATGTTGCAGATTTGTATAAGGAAGACGGTCCATTTGCCGGGTATAATCCGGCAGCGGTGCTTGCATTGCTTATCGGCGCCGGAGCAGCCTTCATGAAAGTGGAGCTGGCATGGATTATCGGTGTTTTTGTGGCAGGTATTGCATATTTGCTTTTGATGAAATTTGCATTTAAAGATTCAAAATTCAAAAAGGGTACTATTTTTGAAAAGTAAACCTGTATTTCTAGGTTTCTAGGGGTTATTCACTCTGTCTAATTATATTGGATTGATGCAATCGGAGGATGAAATAAACAAGGTAGTTGAGTAATGTGAATATACGGAAAATTTTGAAAAAGGGGTTGGGAGAATGAAGTTTGATTTAATTATAAAGAACGGAAATGTAGTAATTGAACATACAGTAGAACAACTAGATATCGGTATACTTAATGGTAAAATTGCAGAAATTTCAAAAGAAATAGTCGGAGAATCTGCTGAAATTATAGATGCTTCTCATCAATATGTCATGCCTGGGATGATAGATGCCCATGTCCATATTTGCGAGCCAGGAAGAACGGAGTGGGAAGGGTTTGTAACAGGAACTCAAGCACTAGCTGCAGGGGGGACAACTTCATTTGTTGATATGCCATTAAACGCTTTGCCAGCAACGACTACAAAGAGTTCACTGCATTTAAAATTAAAATCTGCTGAAAATAAGGCGTATGTTGATTATGCTTTGTATGGTGGATTAGTTCCTGATAATCTCGAAGATTTAGAGGACCTTTCTAACGAAGGTGTTGTGGCCTTCAAATGTTTTATGGCAACATGTGGTAGTGAGGAAATTGGAGATTTTAAAAATGTTGATGATTTTACTCTATATCAAGGTATGAAAAAACTATCGGAATTGGGGCATATTTTATCTATACATGCTGAGAATGCAGAGCTTACTGATAAACTGGCAATTGAAAAGAAGAAACAAGGGAAGACAACAGCAAGAGATTATGTCGAGTCCCGCCCAATTTTTACTGAGGTTGATGCTGTAAAACGTGCTTTGTTATTAGGTAAAGAGACTGGCTGTAAATTACATTTCGTTCATATTAGTAGTGGAGAGGCTGTTGAAGAAATCCTTAAAGCACGTAAACAAGGCCAAGAGGTTACGATAGAATCGTGTCCTCATTATTTCATGTTAGATACGGAAACCTTTGAAAAGATAGGACCTGTTGCGAAATGCGCTCCGCCGCTTCGTTCTAAAACAGAACAAGATAAATTATGGGAAGCTCTTAAGGAGGGGAAAATTGATATCCTGACTTCAGACCATTCCCCATGTCCTCCAGATATGAAGCAGAGCACCACAAATAATATGTTTGATGTGTGGGGAGGGATTAGTGGCTGCCAAAATAATGTTGATTTAATGTTTGACGAGGCTGTTAAGAATCGAGGGGTTTCTGTAAGTGAATTTTCAAAGATGATTGCGACAAAGCCTGCAGAAATATTTAACTTAAGAAATAAAGGAAGCATTAAAGTTTCCTATGACGCTGATATCATTCTCCTTGATCCAAATAAATCGTACACCGTTAAGCCAGAAGATTTGTATTACCGTCATCAACAAAGCCCTTATGTTGGAAGAAAGATTAACTGTCGAGTGACGAAAACGTTTGTAAGGGGACAACTAGTATTTGATTTTGAGAAGGGGATTGTAGGTCAGCCAATCGGGAAGTTTATTTCGGCAAAAAGTAGTTTCGTAAAAGCATAAAATCCTCTAAAGAAGGTTGACCTAAAAGGGCCCTTAAGTTGCTCTTGATGGCGTCATACCTTCTTTTTGTTTTATTTTTTGAATGGTATTATGTTTGGGGATTGCTATTGTGGTAAGATAAAGAAAAAGTAATATAGGATTTAATCGGAGGGTAATGCAAATGGTTAAGTCAGTGGATAGGGCGTTAACAATTATTTCATTAGTAAGCAAGCGTAAAGAAGGGATTGGGGTTACTGAGCTTGCCTCCAATCTAGATTTAAATAAAAGCTCTATATTCAGATTATTAAGTACTCTTGTAGATCATGGATTCATCGAACAAAATCCTGAAACTAAAAAATATAGATTAGGCTATAAATATTTAGAATTAAGTTCGATGCTGCTTGAATCTATTGACTTGAGAACTCAAGCTAAACCTTTTCTGGAAGAGTTAGAATCACATATTAATGAAGTGATCCACTTGACCGTATATGATCAAGGAGAGGTAATCTATATTGAAAAACTTGAGGGAAGTGAAACCCTTAGAACACATTCACAAGTAGGAAGACGGGCCCCAATGCATTGTACGGCAGTCGGCAAGGTAATCTTAGCCCATCTGCCATTAAATGAGATCGTAGATATAATTGACAAGCATGGTTTACCAAAGCATACTGAACAAACGATTACAGATAAAGAATCTTTTTTTAAAGAATTGGGGAAAATAAGGAACGAAGGTATTGGTAGAGAAGTTGAAGAAAATGAACAAGGAATCACCTGTATTGCAGCGCCAATTTTTGATAATCGGAAGAAAATTACTGCTGCCGTTAGTATTTCAGGACCAAGCATCCGAATGACTGAAGAAAGATTAACTGAAATTAAACCAATTATAATGGATATTGGTAAAAAGATTTCCAAAAGGCTTGGTTACACAGACAATTAAATAATGTGAAAAAGGAATTGGTATCAAACCAATTCTTTTTTTGTGGAAATTTATTGAATCAAGTTTATCTTTGAATAGGAACTTTGGTGTTTTGCCCTACGAAAATTTTTATAAAAAATTTAATGGTAAAATACTTGAAATATTCAAAAAACGGTGATAATATCAAAATAAGAAACAAGGTTAGTTAATAAGCAACAGGTTACTCATTTTTATTTTTTAACCATTTAATGAAACGGCGTTGCTTATTGTGCGACTAAAAGGAGGAGTAAATAGTGGATTTTTCTAAAGAGAAAGGCGAATTTTATAATAATCTAACTAAAACGATTCGCCGGCACATAGTTAAAATGACGAACCATGCAGGAAGTGGTCATCCTGGTGGTTCTTTATCGGCAACTGAATTAATGTCCGTGCTATTTTTTGAACACATGAATGT
This sequence is a window from Brevibacillus sp. JNUCC-41. Protein-coding genes within it:
- the allB gene encoding allantoinase AllB, coding for MKFDLIIKNGNVVIEHTVEQLDIGILNGKIAEISKEIVGESAEIIDASHQYVMPGMIDAHVHICEPGRTEWEGFVTGTQALAAGGTTSFVDMPLNALPATTTKSSLHLKLKSAENKAYVDYALYGGLVPDNLEDLEDLSNEGVVAFKCFMATCGSEEIGDFKNVDDFTLYQGMKKLSELGHILSIHAENAELTDKLAIEKKKQGKTTARDYVESRPIFTEVDAVKRALLLGKETGCKLHFVHISSGEAVEEILKARKQGQEVTIESCPHYFMLDTETFEKIGPVAKCAPPLRSKTEQDKLWEALKEGKIDILTSDHSPCPPDMKQSTTNNMFDVWGGISGCQNNVDLMFDEAVKNRGVSVSEFSKMIATKPAEIFNLRNKGSIKVSYDADIILLDPNKSYTVKPEDLYYRHQQSPYVGRKINCRVTKTFVRGQLVFDFEKGIVGQPIGKFISAKSSFVKA
- a CDS encoding IclR family transcriptional regulator; this encodes MVKSVDRALTIISLVSKRKEGIGVTELASNLDLNKSSIFRLLSTLVDHGFIEQNPETKKYRLGYKYLELSSMLLESIDLRTQAKPFLEELESHINEVIHLTVYDQGEVIYIEKLEGSETLRTHSQVGRRAPMHCTAVGKVILAHLPLNEIVDIIDKHGLPKHTEQTITDKESFFKELGKIRNEGIGREVEENEQGITCIAAPIFDNRKKITAAVSISGPSIRMTEERLTEIKPIIMDIGKKISKRLGYTDN